One window of Medicago truncatula cultivar Jemalong A17 chromosome 2, MtrunA17r5.0-ANR, whole genome shotgun sequence genomic DNA carries:
- the LOC11413180 gene encoding agamous-like MADS-box protein AGL11, whose protein sequence is MGRGKLTIKHIQDWKARKSSFNQRSNGLAKKVSEFSSKFGVEACLIVYDGDGRLLTWPQNSIVVQSILKTYELQKIETTPKIFDVKDYFANKKNKVEGEISKVHKEIVMKMYPTWHPCFMNMDGEQLKTFIGILDAKIQACNHKISMLKKMQQRTENGFMLNTTQMQNVAPKNVVSTHLKPLSDTNRLGEVEELDDFMDWANQVLDNVAYLDDPVTKPGQEWETQFMDFDALPETRDGF, encoded by the coding sequence ATGGGCCGTGGGAAATTAACTATTAAACACATTCAAGATTGGAAAGCTCGGAAATCAAGTTTCAATCAGAGAAGCAATGGATTGGCGAAAAAAGTTTCTGAATTTTCTAGCAAATTTGGAGTTGAAGCTTGCTTAATTGTGTATGATGGTGATGGTAGACTATTGACTTGGCCGCAAAACTCCATCGTTGTACAATCCATTCTTAAAACGTACGAGCTTCAAAAGATTGAGACAACTCCGAAGATCTTTGATGTGAAGGACTATTTTGCAAATAAGAAGAATAAGGTTGAAGGTGAGATTTCCAAAGTGCACAAAGAGATTGTGATGAAAATGTATCCAACTTGGCACCCATGCTTCATGAACATGGATGGGGAACAACTCAAAACTTTCATTGGTATTCTAGATGCCAAGATTCAAGCTTGTAATCACAAAATTAGCATGCTAAAGAAAATGCAACAAAGAACTGAAAATGGTTTCATGCTAAACACTACTCAGATGCAAAATGTGGCTCCAAAGAATGTTGTCTCCACACATTTGAAGCCACTTAGTGATACTAATCGACTTGGTGAAGTTGAAGAATTGGATGATTTTATGGATTGGGCTAATCAAGTACTTGATAATGTTGCATATTTGGATGATCCAGTTACTAAACCTGGTCAGGAATGGGAAACTcaatttatggattttgatGCTTTGCCGGAAACAAGAGATGGATTTTAA
- the LOC11409020 gene encoding protein MEI2-like 5 — MKQSFDPSFIAPSKIPPINTAGKLRHGALEVSSGSDSYHASSDASLFSSSLPVLPHEKLNLNETENGFQSVDDISTNFKKHHQEAELNGSLDNGNNHAIGTMLPDDDEELLAGIMDDFDLRGLPGSLEDLEEYDLFDSSGGLELETDPQESLSVGISKLSLSDSSVGNSMPPYSLPNGVGGGAVAGEHPYGEHPSRTLFVRNINSNVEDTELRTLFEQYGDIRTLYTACKHRGFVMISYYDIRAARTAMRALQNKPLRRRKLDIHFSIPKDNPSDKDINQGTLVVFNLDPSVSNEDLRQIFGAYGEVKEIRETPHKRHHKFIEYYDVRAAEAALKSLNRSDIAGKRIKLEPSRPGGARRNLMLQLNQELDQDESRSFRYQVGSPLAGSPPGNWLQFNSPIEQSSLPNLNHSPGSKIMSPTTSNHLPGLASILQPQLSNTVKAATIGQDIGRSSHGDHIFPNKISSAGSNFNSHSLPEPKFSPYRGALSSFGASTSNGSSVETLTAPQFLWGSPNLSSEPTKPSAWPRPSVGHQLSTSNGTSHAFPYSSQNNSFVSSSQQQHHHHHVGSAPSGLPFERHFGFFPKSSETSLMNNVGYRGMGLGHNDGNYMLNSGISGNVGISIPRNMPDNGSSNFRMRSSPILSPVFLGNGPYPGLLPTAMESFTDRVRSRWIDNNGSQVDNKKLFQLDLDKIRSGEDTRTTLMIKNIPNKYTSKMLLAAIDENHKGTYDFLYLPIDFKNKCNVGYAFINMLSPSLIIPFYETFHGKKWEKFNSEKVASLAYARIQGKNALVNHFQNSSLMNEDKRCRPIVFHSDGSEVADQIVQEHLPSNSNNMYIQAVKSSELQLSDSFGYFPKDGPPMSLNAN, encoded by the exons ATGAAGCAGTCTTTCGATCCTTCATTTATCG cTCCTTCCAAGATTCCACCTATAAATACAGCTGGAAAATTGAGGCATGGTGCTTTGGAAGTTTCATCTGGATCTGATTCATACCACGCTTCATCTGATGCCAGTCTCTTTTCTAGCTCATTACCTGTTCTTCCACATGAAAAGT TGAACTTAAATGAAACTGAAAATGGTTTTCAATCTGTTGATGACATCTCAACTAACTTTAAAAAACATCATCAAGAGGCAGAGCTTAATGGTTCCCTTGACAATGGTAATAATCACGCAATCGGAACCATGCTTCCTGATGATGACGAAGAGCTTTTGGCTGGCATAATGGATGATTTTGACTTACGCGGTTTGCCTGGTTCCCTTGAGGACTTAGAAGAGTATGATCTTTTTGATAGTAGTGGAGGCTTGGAACTAGAAACGGATCCACAGGAAAGCCTCAGTGTGGGTATATCTAAGTTAAGCCTTTCTGATAGCTCTGTTGGAAATAGTATGCCCCCTTATTCTTTACCTAATGGTGTGGGAGGCGGAGCTGTTGCTGGGGAACATCCATATGGAGAGCATCCTTCTCGAACATTGTTTGTTCGAAATATTAACAGTAATGTGGAGGATACAGAGCTGCGGACTCTTTTTGAG caATATGGTGATATTAGAACCCTATATACTGCATGTAAACACAGGGGGTTTGTAATGATATCATATTATGACATCCGTGCTGCTCGGACAGCTATGCGTGCATTACAAAATAAACCTTTGCGGCGAAGGAAACTTGACATTCACTTTTCAATACCAAAG GATAATCCATCAGACAAAGATATCAATCAAGGAACCTTGGTAGTTTTCAATTTGGATCCATCAGTTTCAAATGAAGACCTCCGCCAAATATTTGGGGCTTATGGAGAGGTCAAAGAG ATAAGGGAAACTCCTCACAAGAGGCATCATAAGTTTATTGAATACTATGATGTAAGAGCTGCAGAAGCAGCACTTAAATCATTAAATAGGAGTGACATAGCTGGTAAACGCATAAAGCTTGAACCAAGTCGGCCTGGAGGAGCTCGTCGCAA TTTGATGCTCCAACTGAATCAAGAGCTTGACCAAGATGAGTCTCGAAGTTTTCGATATCAAGTGGGTTCACCTCTAGCCGGCTCTCCGCCAG GTAATTGGTTACAGTTCAACAGTCCTATTGAGCAGAGTTCATTGCCAAATTTAAATCATTCTCCTGGTTCCAAAATTATGAGCCCAACAACCAGCAACCATTTACCGGGATTAGCTTCAATTTTGCAACCACAGTTGTCGAACACAGTGAAGGCCGCAACTATTGGCCAGGACATAGGAAGGAGTAGTCATGGAGACCACATATTTCCCAATAAGATTTCATCCGCTGGATCTAATTTCAACTCACATTCACTTCCAGAGCCAAAATTTAGTCCATATCGTGGAGCTTTGTCCTCGTTTGGTGCATCAACATCAAATGGGTCGTCAGTGGAAACCTTGACCGCTCCACAGTTTCTATGGGGAAGTCCAAACTTATCCTCAGAGCCAACCAAGCCTTCAGCTTGGCCAAGGCCATCTGTGGGACATCAACTTAGTACATCGAATGGAACGAGTCATGCTTTCCCATACTCAAGTCAGAACAATTCCTTTGTCAGTTCGTCTCAGcagcaacatcatcatcatcatgtcGGTTCTGCTCCTTCAGGTTTGCCTTTTGAAAGGCACTTCGGTTTTTTCCCCAAGTCATCTGAAACTTCATTGATGAATAATGTTGGCTATAGAGGCATGGGTCTAGGGCACAATGATGGAAATTACATGCTTAATAGTGGCATTTCTGGTAATGTTGGCATTTCTATTCCAAGAAATATGCCTGACAATGGTTCATCAAACTTCCGAATGAGATCTTCTCCTATACTTAGCCCTGTATTTTTAGGTAATGGTCCTTATCCAGGACTACTACCTACTGCTATGGAGAGTTTTACTGACCGTGTTAGGAGTAGATGGATCGACAACAATGGAAGCCAAGTTGACAACAAGAAGCTATTTCAGCTCGACTTAGATAAGATTAGAAGTGGTGAAGATACAAGGACTACGCTGATGATAAAGAATATCCCAAATAA ATACACATCAAAAATGTTGTTAGCTGCCATTGATGAAAATCACAAGGGCACCTATGATTTTCTCTATCTGCCAATTGACTTTAAG AATAAATGCAACGTCGGTTATGCATTTATCAACATGTTGTCACCATCGCTTATCATTCCATTCTACGAG ACATTCCATGGGAAGAAGTGGGAGAAGTTTAATAGTGAAAAAGTTGCTTCTTTGGCGTATGCTCGAATCCAAGGGAAGAATGCCCTCGTAAACCATTTCCAAAATTCAAGTTTGATGAATGAAGATAAACGCTGCCGACCTATTGTCTTCCACTCAGATGGTTCTGAAGTTGCTGATCAG ATCGTACAAGAGCATCTCCCCTCCAACTCCAACAATATGTATATTCAGGCAGTTAAGTCAAGTGAGTTACAATTAAGCGATTCCTTCGGATACTTTCCAAAGGATGGTCCTCCTATGAGTTTGAATGCAAATTAA